GAATAAATGAATATGTTGGCATATTTAGTGCTTCTTGGATATGCGTTATCATACCGTTTTCATCAGTAACTTTTTGAACAATTTCGTTTCCATTATTTATTTTTATAGGGATGTATGCTGCTGGTTGGTTGTCATCTGCATAACGATATGTAGCGGTGAATCCGTGTTCTCGAATTCTATCCAGTACTGCGTTAATACCGACGGTTCCATTTGCAACGCCGCTAAAATTAATGTTTTGTCCAACAAATAAACTATCTGGATTTCCATTTACAGTTAATACTAGCGAATCATAGTTGTTTCCTGCTTCTGTAGTAAAACTCATGTTTGCTTGACCTTGTTCACTAGTTACGTGGTCTAATGTATCGGTGCCATTAAGTAGTATTGCGTTAAACGGGATAAGATTTCCATTTTCAGCACTCGTTGCTTGGACATTAACGCCGTATGTTTCCATGAGTTTATTTGTTATTTCTGTAAAGGTGGTATCTCCTTTAACAAAGGAAATTGTTTTTTTGATTGGTTCGTAGTTTTCTGCTAGAATTTCTAATTCTGCATTAAATGATGAAACTTTTTTTGTGAAGTCATTAAAGACAATGTTATTGTCTGTAATCTCTGGCGTAAAAAGTTGATTATTTCCTGTATTTAGTTTTGCGCTTGTTACAGGTATTGGGTTTCCTGCTGAGTCAGTAACGTTAATTACTGCACTAAAGGTATAATTGTCAAAAACAATTTCATGTAATGCTCGTCGTAATCCTTTTTGTGTAGTAATGGTATCGGGGAGTATTGCGAGTTTGAATTGTTCGTTGTTTTCAAATCCAGCGAGTGCATCGTTGCTAATTTTTGCACTATCTTCTGCGATTGCAACATACGCATTACCTGGTAGCATGTTTGTTTCATTAACGCCGACGTTTTTGTAGAATAAGGTTGAATCAGTGTCTTTAACAAATCCGTTGCCAACTAAGGTTTGTGTATTTTGTTCGGTAAAATTATTCGCTGTCATGAGCGAATCAGTTGTTGTTTGGACGTTTGGATTGTTTAAAGTAAGCGTTTGAGCCTGAGCTGTTGTTCCTGTTGCAAGGCCTACTGTGATGAGTGCTGCT
Above is a genomic segment from Candidatus Woesearchaeota archaeon containing:
- a CDS encoding T9SS type A sorting domain-containing protein, which gives rise to MVSTLKNIIGAALITVGLATGTTAQAQTLTLNNPNVQTTTDSLMTANNFTEQNTQTLVGNGFVKDTDSTLFYKNVGVNETNMLPGNAYVAIAEDSAKISNDALAGFENNEQFKLAILPDTITTQKGLRRALHEIVFDNYTFSAVINVTDSAGNPIPVTSAKLNTGNNQLFTPEITDNNIVFNDFTKKVSSFNAELEILAENYEPIKKTISFVKGDTTFTEITNKLMETYGVNVQATSAENGNLIPFNAILLNGTDTLDHVTSEQGQANMSFTTEAGNNYDSLVLTVNGNPDSLFVGQNINFSGVANGTVGINAVLDRIREHGFTATYRYADDNQPAAYIPIKINNGNEIVQKVTDENGMITHIQEALNMPTYSFILNQNNQGIVPSTNEIVTTDNGERIDADSIFTIDRILGDYGVNFLVRSAEDSAAIPFTVQFINSTTQDVIGQYTSSVANDTVFTSFNQPENEAVDSIDFNIIGMPEENYQALVAQALVAKGDTTEVTAYLNRNRQHGFQVTYLNSATNEPITNLPVNIQDGKETIQRTTDSFGQISYSADTINVLARTFILDQQDENYEATTNELFVTDNGQAIDMDTTILVTPATGIETKLQKNNKLLPYPNPATQYVQMGLPGVYHIMNIQGQVLKQGDYQVNEQIDVTDLNKGTYIIRVQQDNESKIGKFIKE